DNA sequence from the Janibacter sp. CX7 genome:
TCGGGCTCACCGGGCGCCTGGCCCGCGACGGCGTGAGCGGCGCCGTCCTCCCCTTCGTCAACACCGACGACCGTGACTCGACCCGCTATGTCCTGTACCTCGAGCAGGGTGGTCTCGGGCTGCCCGACGAGTCCTACTACCGCGAGGAGCAGCACGCCGAGGTCCTCGCGGCCTACCGCGGGCACGTCGTGCGGCTGCTCGCGCTCGCGACCGGGCTCGACGAGACGGCTGCCGCCGAGACCGCGGAGCGGGTCGTCGACCTCGAGGTGACGCTCGCCGGCCACCACTGGGACCGCGTGACCAACCGCGATCCCGTCAAGACCTACACGCTCGTCGACGCCGCAGGGCTCGCCGAGCTGGCGCCAGCGGTCGACTGGAGCGCCTGGGCCCGAGGGCTCGGGGCGGAGGCTCCCTTCGCCGAGGTCGTCGTGCGTCAGCCCGACTTCCTGCGCGGCTTGTCGGCGGCGCTCGAGTCGGTCGACCTCGCGACCTGGCAGGACTGGCTGCGGCTGCGCATCGTCCAGTCGCACGCGGCCTACCTCGACGCAGCCGTCGTCGCCGAGGAGTTCGACTTCGTCGGGCGCACCCTCTCCGGCATCCCCGAGCAGCGCGCCCGGTGGAAGCGTGGGGTCTCGCTCGTCGACGCCTCGCTCGGCGAGGCCGTCGGCCGGCTCTACGTGGAGCGGCACTTCCCACCGGCGGCCCGCGAGCGGATGGAGGAGCTCGTCGGCCACCTCGTCGAGGCCTTCCGGCGGTCCTTCGCCCAGTCGTCGTGGATGGGGGAGGAGACCCGCGCCGAGGCCGCGGCGAAGCTCGAGGCCTTCACGCCCAAGGTCGGCCACCCGGCCTCGTGGCGCGACTACTCCGCGCTCGAGATCGACGCCGACGACCTCGTGGGCAATGTGCGGCGGGTGGCGGCCTTCGAGGTCGACCGGGCGCTGCACAAGCTCGGTGGCCCGGTCGACCGCGACGAGTGGTTCCTCACCCCGCAGACGGTCAACGCCTACTACAACCCCGGGCTCAACGAGATCGTCTTCCCCGCGGCGATCCTCCAGCCGCCCTTCTTCGACGCCGACGGCGACGACGCGGACAACTACGGCGGCATCGGGGCGGTCATCGGTCACGAGATCGGGCACGGCTTCGACGACGTCGGCTCGACGTACGACGGGCAGGGCAACCTGCGCGACTGGTGGACCGAGGAGGACCGGGCGGCCTTCGAGCAGCGCCGCGACGCCCTCGTCGAGCAGTTCGACGGCTACACCACCCGCAATGCGCCCGGACACACGGTCAACGGCGCGCTGACGGTGGGGGAGAACATCGGCGACATCGGCGGCCTGGCCATCGGGCACGCGGCCTACCGGATCGCCGTCGGCGACGCGGCCGAGGAGGTCGGCGAGGACGGGCTGACCGGCGACCAGCGGTTCTTCAGCAACTGGGCGCGAGTGTGGTGCGGCGACGCGCGCACCGAGGAGGCCGTGCGGCTGCTGTCGATCGACCCGCACAGCCCGCAGGACGTCCGGGCCAATGCCGTGCGCAACATCGACGCCTTCCACGAGGCCTTCGGCACCGCCGAGGGCGACGACATGTGGCTCGACCCGCACGAGCGCGTCTCCCTCTTCTGAGCCGATGACCCGCGAGGTGTCGTCAGCGCGTGACCGGGATGCGCTCGGCCGCGCGGAGAACTCGCGTCCACGTGACGGCCTCGGCCGACCCCTGCCGCACGGCAGCGCGGGCGTGGCGCGAGTGGAGGCGCGCGAGCGCACCCCCGACGAGGCGCTGGCCGAGGCCCAGGAGTACCTCGACGCCGAGATGCCCTTCCACGCCCACGAGGTGCTCGAGGAGCAGTGGAA
Encoded proteins:
- a CDS encoding M13 family metallopeptidase, which translates into the protein MTAGTDPTGFRGPVDPGVRPQDDLFGHVNNHWLDRVEIPSDRGRYGVFDVLRERAEEDVRVLIEEVAAAVESGAADDPVAAKVGALYSSFMDEARADELGAQPIGELLAAVDEVTSVPDLVGLTGRLARDGVSGAVLPFVNTDDRDSTRYVLYLEQGGLGLPDESYYREEQHAEVLAAYRGHVVRLLALATGLDETAAAETAERVVDLEVTLAGHHWDRVTNRDPVKTYTLVDAAGLAELAPAVDWSAWARGLGAEAPFAEVVVRQPDFLRGLSAALESVDLATWQDWLRLRIVQSHAAYLDAAVVAEEFDFVGRTLSGIPEQRARWKRGVSLVDASLGEAVGRLYVERHFPPAARERMEELVGHLVEAFRRSFAQSSWMGEETRAEAAAKLEAFTPKVGHPASWRDYSALEIDADDLVGNVRRVAAFEVDRALHKLGGPVDRDEWFLTPQTVNAYYNPGLNEIVFPAAILQPPFFDADGDDADNYGGIGAVIGHEIGHGFDDVGSTYDGQGNLRDWWTEEDRAAFEQRRDALVEQFDGYTTRNAPGHTVNGALTVGENIGDIGGLAIGHAAYRIAVGDAAEEVGEDGLTGDQRFFSNWARVWCGDARTEEAVRLLSIDPHSPQDVRANAVRNIDAFHEAFGTAEGDDMWLDPHERVSLF